One genomic segment of Tiliqua scincoides isolate rTilSci1 chromosome 6, rTilSci1.hap2, whole genome shotgun sequence includes these proteins:
- the TLR2 gene encoding toll-like receptor 2, whose translation MLKPIWNFWLVPAVAAVSLSASKITPFRNYSSMALLAIPAGLTDDITGLDLASNRIEQIREMDLKFAVNLVTLLLQSNQIQAIDKNAFLFLAKLERLDLSNNNLTHLSPSWFRNLSSLQHLNVKDNYYTELGDTPLFLGLQKLRFLHLGSDYFSAIRKHDMEGISVLEQLEIKGRDFRQYEDRSLHSFQHINHIIFDVRSAASVSLMINDVRDSVMCLELRNLQTLDILPGQLKPLSARKLILRNVVLSDDATVHLAAIVNIMSQLDETEVVDCIFQGRGFMHGMQDHPLVLKVLTVRNLTNSLFYTFSDLSNAMPLVTNIVRLTLENAQVYMVPCRLARNFRSLVYLDLSVNLLQDSTLAYSLCDSAWPKLETLNVSQNSLSHVERVAQSIANIADLANLDISQNNFGHMPDSCVWPANLKYLNISGCKIKELTTCIPQSLEVLDVSNNNIKEFQLSLPHLQELYITSNSLKTLPDAVLIPFVRVLKMQENKVMEFSEQQLAQFVQLEMLDVRNNSFACSCAFLSFIQSHQGISDVLVGWPEYHICDSPSSVRGEQVKVAQLTVTECHRTLVVSLTCVLILGTILAGVMLCYKFHTIWYLQMTWAWLRAKRKPQRAHQKEICYDAFVSYSEHDSEWVENIMVQELELSNPPFKLCLHKRDFLPGKWIVDNIIDSMEKSYKTLFVLSEHFVQSEWCKYELDFSHFRLFDENNDAAILILLEPLPEKTIPKRFCKLRKLMNTKTYLEWPRDEDLQQIFWFNLKTALKS comes from the coding sequence ATGCTAAAGCCAATCTGGAATTTTTGGCTTGTCCCTGCTGTTGCAGCTGTGAGTCTTTCTGCATCAAAGATAACTCCATTTCGAAATTATTCTTCAATGGCTTTGCTCGCAATACCTGCTGGTCTAACGGATGATATCACAGGACTAGACCTGGCCTCCAACAGGATTGAACAAATCCGGGAAATGGATCTGAAGTTTGCTGTCAATCTTGTGACTCTTTTGCTCCAGTCTAATCAAATTCAGGCAATTGACAAAAATGCCTTTCTTTTCCTTGCAAAATTGGAACGTTTGGATTTATCCAACAACAATCTGACTCACTTGTCACCCTCTTGGTTCAGGAACCTTTCTTCTTTACAACACTTAAATGTAAAAGATAACTACTACACAGAACTTGGTGACACTCCTCTATTCCTTGGTCTGCAAAAGTTAAGATTTTTGCACTTAGGAAGTGATTATTTCTCTGCCATACGGAAGCATGACATGGAAGGAATTTCAGTTCTCGAACAACTGGAGATTAAAGGACGAGACTTCAGACAATATGAAGACAGAAGTCTACACTCATTTCAGCATATAAACCACATTATTTTTGATGTCCGCTCGGCTGCTAGTGTATCTCTGATGATAAATGATGTCAGAGATTCTGTGATGTGTTTGGAATTGCGGAATCTACAAACCCTTGACATTCTACCTGGCCAACTGAAGCCTCTGTCTGCACGAAAACTTATCCTTAGAAATGTTGTACTTTCAGATGATGCCACTGTTCACTTGGCAGCCATTGTAAACATTATGAGCCAACTGGATGAGACAGAAGTGGTTGATTGCATATTTCAGGGTCGTGGGTTTATGCATGGTATGCAGGACCATCCACTAGTCCTAAAAGTATTAACAGTCAGAAATTTGACCAATTCTTTGTTTTATACATTTTCCGATCTTTCTAATGCAATGCCACTTGTAACGAATATTGTCAGACTTACACTTGAAAACGCACAGGTTTATATGGTCCCCTGCCGACTTGCACGAAACTTTAGGTCACTAGTATATCTTGATCTCAGTGTGAATTTGTTGCAGGATTCAACTTTGGCTTATTCATTGTGTGATTCAGCCTGGCCAAAGCTGGAAACCTTAAATGTTAGTCAAAATTCTTTGAGTCACGTTGAAAGAGTCGCACAAAGCATTGCTAACATTGCAGATCTTGCTAACCTGGACATTAGCCAAAATAACTTTGGTCACATGCCGGACTCATGTGTGTGGCCGGCAAATCTGAAATATTTAAATATCTCTGGGTGTAAAATAAAGGAACTGACGACCTGCATCCCTCAAAGCCTTGAAGTTCTGGATGTTAGCAACAATAACATCAAAGAGTTTCAGCTGAGTCTGCCACATCTCCAAGAGCTTTACATCACAAGCAACAGTTTAAAGACCCTACCAGATGCTGTCCTTATACCTTTCGTTAGAGTCCTGAAGATGCAAGAAAACAAAGTCATGGAGTTTTCTGAGCAGCAGCTTGCACAGTTTGTTCAACTGGAGATGCTAGATGTTCGTAACAACAGTTTCGCCTGCTCGTGTGCATTTCTGTCTTTCATTCAGTCTCATCAAGGAATTTCTGATGTCCTGGTTGGCTGGCCAGAGTACCACATCTGTGACTCTCCATCTTCTGTACGAGGGGAGCAAGTAAAAGTTGCCCAGTTAACAGTGACTGAGTGTCACAGGACTTTGGTTGTGTCCTTAACTTGTGTTCTAATCTTAGGGACCATCTTGGCAGGAGTGATGCTTTGCTACAAGTTTCATACCATCTGGTACCTGCAAATGACTTGGGCCTGGCTTCGAGCAAAACGTAAGCCCCAAAGAGCCCATCAGAAAGAAATCTGCTATGATGCATTTGTTTCATATAGCGAGCATGACTCTGAATGGGTAGAAAACATAATGGTGCAGGAGCTGGAGCTGTCAAACCCCCCTTTTAAACTCTGCCTTCACAAAAGGGATTTTTTGCCTGGCAAATGGATTGTAGATAACATCATCGACTCCATGGAAAAGAGCTACAAAACTTTGTTTGTGCTGTCAGAACACTTTGTGCAGAGCGAATGGTGTAAGTATGAACTGGATTTCTCTCACTTCCGGCTTTTTGATGAGAATAATGATGCTGCCATTttgatccttctggagcccctTCCGGAGAAAACAATTCCCAAAAGGTTTTGCAAGCTCAGGAAACTGATGAATACAAAAACCTA